The sequence GGTGCTGGCTGGGAACTCATGAGGGGAACAGGGACCAGGTCATGTCCTGTACATTTTCCTTATATTTTGCCCCAGGAGGGACTGTGACAGAGCAAGCTCTTGCTCTAGGGAAATTTGGTCTATGTGGTTTGGCTCAAAGTGCCAGGTTTCACCCCTGTCCCTTCTGGTACCAGATAGGCCAGGTTCATGGCCACCTCCTTCCCCATGGTCCCACCTTGGCTCACTTCCACACATCACCCCACTCTACCTGAGCTGCCCCCGAGCATTTCCTTCAGCTCCCGCCTCTCCTTGCGCAGCTGGGTGAGCTGAGCCCGGATTTCatccttctccttctccagccgCTCCTTCTCTTCTGTAAACCGCTTCACCTCCACCTCAGTCCTGTTCTTGCCCAGCTTGGTTTCCACTGCTCCTGCTGGAAGCACAACCCACCAAAACAACCTCAGCCGGAGGAAAAGCTGAAGGGAAAACCTTCTTAGGTGCTTGGAAACAAACCAGAGAAGGATCTGGAAAGTCACCAACCAGGAGACTCATCAGCCCCTTGGGCACTGTAAAGCTACTGTATAGCAGCAGCAAGCCCAACCACAGGGCCAAACTCAGGCCTAGAGCACCGCCTCCCCCCAAGCCCCCACGGCAGCTCACCTGGCAGCGGCATCTTGGGCCGGTGTGCAGGCACCAGCTGGGGACTGCCCCCCGGCACTGTGCCCCCCGGCACCTCGGGGGCCGGCTGGGGGAAGGCGATGTTCTGCTGCTGCGTCTGGATTTTGACGGCAGGCATCCGTGGCAGCGCCTCATCGGGTTCTGGCTTCTCTGGGTGTTTCTAGGCAGGGGAAATGAAGTGGGATGATGTGGGGGGCAGAACTGGCTTGCTGATGAAGCCTGTCTCCACACCACAGTTCAGGACAGTACCTGCTCTGAGGTCTCCACTGCCTTAGTACAGGGCTCAGCTTCCTTAGCCATGAGGGATGTCTCAGCTGAGGTCTCTGCTGCAGCCTTGTTGGCAGCCCTTTCTAATGGTGGTGAGCTGAGGGGTGAAGGCTGGCACGACTTCTTGCCAGCACAGTGTAGGAAGGACTTCACAGGGGTAAGGTCTAGGTATACTCTGTCTTGGTCCCCTTCCAGTTTGCTCTCACTCTTGGATACTTCATCCTGCAAAAGGAGAATGTTCCCCTGAAAAGGGACCATCTGATGTAGCCAGAGTACAGGAAACATCTCACTGCAGAGCATCATCATCTCAGGCAAATCTGGAGTATTTTCCATAAACCTTAAAGGAACTAAAACCCCATGCTCTAAGTCATTCCATACAGGTCTTTTTGGTGTACTGAAGGAAAGGCCCCTTCTGCTCTCCTTCCATCTTTCCAGTGGTAGCAGCAGCCCCATGCAAGGATCTCTCACTGTTGCACATCTAGCAATCACCCTTCCCAGGATAACTGTCCCATGCTCAGCATGGCTCATCTTTCTTGTCCTTACACACAGGACTTGCTCTCACAGGCATCAAAAGGAATTTTGATAGACCAGGCTCCAAACAACCCACTATCTATCACCAAATAATCCATCCTGTTTGCTACAGAAACAGTGGGATTTTATCCCAGCTGCCAGGAGATCCCTACAGCACTCTGCCAGAAACTTCTCCCCCTTTCCTTAGTGACTCCTCTCCAGCACTTGCTTCTGCCCCATTGCAAAAGCCTGGATTTCCCCAGGGGCTGGGAATTCTCTTTGCTGCTGTTGGAAAAGCCTCCCCCTTCACTGCTGGAGACTCCCCCTGGCCAGGTGTTTGCCCATGGTCTCCACAGAGCTCGATGcggcagggcagctgcctgcagcactggTTATCTTACCACAGGCAGGTCTGGCAGATCCACATCGTCGTACAGCTCCTCCTGCTGCATCCTACCCTTTGGCAGGTTGTCGATATAGGTGTTGGGCTCAGAGTACTTCCTCTGCATTAAGCTGTGAACAGGCAGTGGGACATCCCATCAGGAGGGACCGGTCTCACTGCATGGCTGTGCTGCACTGCATTTTGGGGCATCTGGGCATAGCAGTCGTGGGGTCTGAGCAGGGCCATGTGGCTACATTTCCCCGCTGCTCTTTCCTTTCTCACTCGGCCCTTGGGCACAGCACGGCAGTGGCATGGTGAACCGCATGGCTGGGTGCCCACAACCCCACGTCCCCCAGCCAAGACCATCCCACCCAACCTCCCTTTGCAAAAACCACCTGGGCACGTGCCTCTAGCCCCCTGACAAGCTGCAGCTCAGGACAGATGCATCATGGGACAACGTCAAGTGCTCTCCTGTCCTGCACTGAGCTCCCAAAGAAAGCAACTGAGCCACAGCCATGAACTTAACCATCTATTCCCACGGCAGCCAACCTCCCACAAGCAGAGGGACCCTCCTCTGGCTTGCTTCCCCTTtaccagccctgcacagccccagccatTACCGCTGACTTACAAGAAGGAGTTCTTCGCAGCGCTCACAATGCAGGAAACCCTGTCGGCATCCACGTAATCATAGGTAAATTCCTCTGGGTCTGTTTTCGAACCTGACTCCGACAAAAGGAGGCCCAGCCAGTGGCCCATTTCCTCGGAGGACTTCGCCTACAAGGTGATCAGACAGGTAGTAAAGGTTGCAATAGCAGTTTCTCTGCACTCCCAAGGCTAATGCCTGCTTAGCCTTGGGTAGGGAAAGTATGCTGGCAGTCCTCTGGGCTTGCAAGGGGCATGATGAACCACTGGGTATTTATATTAAACCTGAGgttgctttaaaagaaaagtgCCGTGCCACTCTGTGTATGGACTGATAGGGAAGATATATAAATGCAGCTCTTCACTTAACTCTTTCCTAAAATTTCCAGtcttctgcattttcctttcagtGGTGATCGACTCAGCTGCCTACAAGAGTAAGGTAAGTCTCGGGCTGAAGGTGCTGGCCGGGACCTGGCTTTGCCAAGGAGAGCATGCAGGTTTTATTCTGCACCAGCAGAGCGCAGCAATGGGAGGTGCAAACCCAGAGGTGCAAAGAGACCCGAGCACACCAGGGAGCTTGCCAGTTCTAGGAGTCCAAACCCCTTCCAGGGCTCTCTGCacgggggagaggggcagggaagAGTTTAAAGTGGAATTAGAGAACATCAGAGAGAGCCCATCGCTTTAACATGGTCGGTACCAAATTCCCAGCTGCAGTGAACAGTCTGACATTTTCCAAAGTGAAGAGTTAGATATAGTGCCTTGCGGTCAGCTCTAGCAAACAGTCACATTACAGGGCACTTCCCTGTAGTAGGGGATTTCTACCTGAAGCAAGGAGTGGGCTGATGCAGCCATCTTTTGCTTAGATTTGAGGAGTTAGAGCAGTAAGCACTAAGTAGAATTCAGGGCAAGTGAATCCCAAACTGGAAAGTATATTTTAAGCTTTCAATCTGTTTTAATTTAGCAGagacttcagtccctgggaagcCCGCCAGCCAGCCAGTCTGTACACTGAGTCCGATATCCCAACGAAATACAGGTTCTTCCATtcacaaaatgtaaattttcccAGCACCTCTTCTTCACCTCTGTAATTAGGCAAAATTTCTTAGGGACAGACATACCCTAAATCAGAAGCTAAACAAAAACACCTTCAAACTTCATGGCTGGCCCTCAAAGTTAGTTGTTTAGCTATAAATATTCCAGTCactggaaaaatacaggaaattgCTCACATTGTCCACCTCCTACTATAATCATGCTGTCGTCAGAGAGAACTAAGATTAGAGATAAACAATCCTGGATGCAGGCAAAGGAACTAACAGATGGAGATGAATTCACTTGCACTTTCAGGAGCAGATCTGTGATTGGTTTACTTGGGATGCATAACCTATGGCTTTAGAACTCCCTGTTTTCAGAAGATGAAGTTCCCTGTTCCTCCTAACCACAGACTTAAATCCCTAAAGTGGTGTTCTTCTCATCTAGCATTAACCATCTGAAATGCATCCCATGTAACTTAATCATCTGAAGTTACcctatagtcagtggagagagatgGGCACCTCCAGAGGACCCTTCATCCCATCCTAAGATGAGTGCCTAAGATGAAGGCTGAGTGGTCCTCTGGGCACGCCAGCATCAGACACAGCCTGGATTACCAGCCAGGTGGGACACCTTCTAGGTGACCACAGGCAGATGAACCAAAGTCCCACACTTCAGGTTCTGTTTTGCTGGGCTGAGGGTTTCTCTGGAGGACCGCACTGGCACTGAGGTTTACTAAGACACCCAAGGTGATGACTTAGAGCTTTCTTGGATATGTACACCCTACCTCCAGAATGACTTGTTCTTCCCCATTGTGCAGGATGCGGAAGGAGTAGAGATGAtcagggcttggctctgggatAATTTCACAACCTGCCAAACTGAGGGGCTGTTGAGCCAGTTTGCTCCGGTTCTTGTCCTGGTAGAAATGGAGGTGACCATCCTTTATCTGACACCAACGGGACTTCCACTGGCTGTTCACCAGCACATTCAGGTAACCTGCAAGCAAGCACAGGTTACTTAGGCACATTTTCTACCCCACAGGGAGACGGAATCCAAACTTATTTGTGTGCATGGGGATGTCTGATGGGTAAGTTCTGAGATCACCACACAACACAAAGCCACGGGCAACAACAAAGACAAGCTGTTCTATCTTTATGAAACAGGGtgaaaaaggtaaaaatctgTTCAAAATGAAACCCTTGAAACTCAGGTTAGGTTTAGAGAAGCAAGTTGGCTGCGGATGGTTGGACAAAGTTGGTCCCACATGGTGACTACAAGCTGACCCACACAATTCTCTTCCTGCTGACTCCCACACCCTGGGCTGATGCCCTCTACGTGCATGTCTGGTATTACCTTCCCTTCCTCTTGGGTCACCCTGTGAGGTACTGCCTGCCCTTGCAAGCCACACAGTCACCTTAATGTGTAAGACACCACAGTCTGCATGGGTTTACTGGCATGGACCAAGCGGACTGTGGCCTCTTTGCCTTCCCCAGCGGGACAGCCTGGAACATGTGTGATTGAGGAGGAGGATGCCTGGTGCTCATCCTGCCCTGCACACTGATATCCAACCCCGTGACAAACCCCTGCACAGGGGCTCATGTTGCCACTTACTTGAAGTCTCCAGGGATCTCTCTGGGCTATCCAGGGAGCTGGATTTTTTCCTCCCAAGGTTCATCAGGTTGCTCAGTTTCAGGCCAGTTGTGCCCTTTTTCTTAActaccagaaaacaaaaagacataTGCATGGCTTTCCCAACTCACAGCCACATACACAGCCTGATGTCCCAGCCAGGTGTCCTGCCCCAAAGCCTGCACTGCCGTCCTGCACCCAACAGCGCTGCGGCACACCCATCCCTTGTAGAGGACAAACCTGCAACTCGGGGATAGACTGTAGTAGTCCAGGAAGATGATGAGCCAGAGAGCACCAGTAATCTCAGGTGATTGCCAAAGATACTGAATGTATATTGCTTTAAACTTGGGTTAGTCCTGACCAAGCACCAGTTGCTGCAGGAACACTGCTTGCACAGGTTTTGCTGTGCAGGTGCCAACCTCCCTTCACTTTCTTACACTACAAATAATggaatttaaaaccattacccataAATATTTACTCCGTTAAGTCTTTTCCCTTCTAAAAGACGGACTCAAGGTGGGCAGTGGGAAAGGGTAGGTATTTTCCTACCAAACACATGTGTGAGTGAATGAATATGACTGATCATCAGGTAATCCTAGTGAGAAATCAAGTTGGATGTTTTTAGTCCAGATTTTCCTTCCTGCTATCATAACAAAATAACATTCTAGTGTAGAGAGACTCACAGCCAAGCTCTGTCTGTTGGGTGACTCCAGTGAGTCCTCAGTACGGATTTATCTTTCTGATATACAGATGGGTGCCACCATTCTTCTAATAGAGCATCTCCTATTTTAATGTACTTACCTGCCTCATTTTACAGATAGGGAATGCAGCTTCAAGCAGAGTTGGATGCCCTGGTGTGAAGATACAACTCTCCCTCTGGAGACAGTTCATTATTACACAAAGGTACTCCAAGTTTCTCTGCACACATCTCTGAGGAAAGTCACTTAGGTTGCATTTATGCTATCTCAAACTGTCCCAAAGTGACTTGCCCAGAGTCATGCAGGATTTCTGGTAGGGCAGGTATCACACCCAGGTTTCTCAAGCCCTGTCCTAACTCTGTAACTGCTGAGAAATCCCAGCATCCACCTGTCACTTCACTATGGACAAAAGCACTGAAACCAAATTCACAGGCAGTAATTTCACATGCAGCTTTCACCCTGCGTCAGGTCAGTTTGAGGTGTCAGTGGCAGGAGAAGCTACAGAAGCCCTTGCCACATGCAGGGTCAATGGCCTGGTTTCCCTGTCATTCCCAGGGTTTACCATCTTTTGTCTCAGCTGTCTCTGGGTGGCCGTCCGTGCTGCTCCCGCTCTCGGAGGCTGCAGAGTACCTCTCAGATACCTCCACCTGTCAACAAGCACCAGACACAAGCTCCGCAGATGCACGTGACCCATTCTTCCAGCCAGCACATGCCACAAATGCCTTCTTCCCACCTCCTAATTATGAGGTCCCACCCTCTCCGTAGCAGATGCTTTTACACAGACGTGCCCCGCCTGCCCACTCACACTGTGCCCTTCCCACTGTTTCTGATCCTGGCATGGGCACATGAACCGCCCCAGCTGGGTTTGCCTTGGAGGTGATGAGGTGGCACCCAGTGGCCTCGGGCCCTGCAGCCTGGGTGGTGGGGGCATTTGCCAGTCCCTGTAGGAAGGCATGGGCAGAGGAACTGGCCAGGTGCCCAAACAGGTCCATTTTGGATGTGCACCAGAGATTTATGAAGGTTACTTTCTTCTTCCACTGTTTTGGAAAAAACTGCCCCCAAGGGCGCGTCACTTAAGTCTGGACTAGAGACTGGCCCAAGCCCTGGCATCCAAGGGTCTGTGTCCCTTCCAAAGCTCTTGGTGAGCACAACTGTCCCACTGGATAAGAAAGTGGCTGCTGCCCTGTATGGAGGACAGCTCAATGCTGAGTCAGTTTGGGGAGAAAGGTGTGACAACAAAATTAAGATTGCAAAGGAAATGTTAGATTGTTCTAAAAACACTCATTTTCAGTGGAACAGGGGTCTGGTTACACTCATATCAGTCTTTGTTCAGATAAAATTACTGCACCTACAACTATTATTTATTAAAGGAACAGGGTGGAAGAGCCTAAGTGCAAGCTCTCTCTGAAGAGACAAGGTGTACCTTTGGGTAACTGAGGCGCTGTGAATCTGGGATGTACTGGTTGCCCTCGCTGCCTCCTTCGCACAGCAGACCGCTGGTCTCCTGGATTACCTGTGCAGAAGGGGAAACCACGGCCTGTGAGAGAGCTGAAGTAACAGAATCAATACTTCTCCCCCACTCAGGACACGCAAAACCACAGCAGCCTGGGAGACCCACAGTTTATGCTCCCTGTGACCCCGGGGACTTGGTGttgcagcaggcagccagcagaaaCTGCTGGATCCCGGACAGCCAGGGAGAGGCTGCCAGCAAAGGCAGCCCCAGCACCTTGCAGCCCAGTTGCTGCCCTGGGCTCCATGAAGACTCCTTCTTCTGCTGCCTTCTCAGGGAAAGGGCCACATCTACCCCTGTCCTCAGCCAATTCATGTTGGGCACCCACCCCAGacatccctcctgctgcagcagctgggctgggaggtcCCTCCACAGCCTCCCTTGTGCAGAAGGTGGTGGGGAGCTGCAGGAAGAAGCTATCCTGGGACATGAAAATGAAGTGATGTGTTTGTATATGGGCTTACAGTGAGGAAGGGAGCCAGAACACACAAGGACAAGACTGAGATAAGATATGGTCTCCCAGCAAAGCCAGGGTAGAAGCATGGGAGCACCAGTTGGACAAGCCCTGAAGGCGCCACTGACCCTGAGCCACTGCTCTGCCTGGTCTTTactctgcagccccagcacaatGACGTCAGCGTTCATGGGGATGATCTTCAGCTTGTGCTCTTTCTTCCTCACTTGCTTTTCCTTGTGAATGACAGTGCAGCCCAGCAAATTCACATCGAGCTGAGGGCTGTGGTCTTTGGAGCTCTTGTAGCACTGGGAAAGGAAGATGGGAGGGCAGGTAAGAGGCTGAGGAGGAGCAGTCCCTCTCACTCTCTGGCATGAACTCAGCCTTAGAAGCGGCTCAGTGCAACCACACTCATTAAGTGCGCTGAACACAAGAAGGTCCTATAGGTCCTACAAGGGTGCAGTGTCTACACAGACTACACACAGTACATCTCTATGTCTAGAGATACACATACATCTATGTACATGCATATACAGCCTGAAATATCTCTCAGACACTGCTAGAGGTCAGATATGTGGTTAGCCAGTGAGATAAGCAGCCCTTCTGTTTCACCACCTCAAAAAAGTTTCCCCAAAAAGCATGTCTAGACATTTTTGGAATTTGAGATTTTGGTCACAAATGTGCCATTGagccgtccccccccccccccccccccccgccccccaagcCCCATGCCCACATCCCTTCTGAAATGGAATGAGATCCCCAAATCTCTGCAACATGGTTTTTGAAGCATTGCTTCTAGAGGTACTTTGGTTTTACCAGCTAGGTAACATGGCCTGAGGTGCCACTTTCTTCCACAGCTCATGAAAACAGGTTGTTTTAGGCAGAGAGTGGAAGATCTACCTACCAGTAACCTGGTGTCCTTGATAACACACAGCTGTTTTGCCCACTGTCCCAGCCACTTCTTTCTCCACAGGAATGCACAGATGCGGGCATCCTTCATCAGCTCAATGGTGGCCTCTGTGGATGGCCACTGATGGGTTGCTGATTTGCCTTTGCTGCTCTCTTCTTCATCGTAAGATTCATAGGAGCTACTAACGGCTTCACCATCTTCTATAACAAAAGCAAAGCTTTATCATTAAATAAATTTCCAGGACAACTCTGAGCCTGTTGCTTGCCTCAGCCATGCTCACACATGCAAAAGCTTCCAGCATAGGGACATGTCTTTTGAGGCTCTCAGGATTACAGGATAATCGATAGAAAAATAACTGTCAgagataatttcttctttctggcCCATTATCAATCTCATTGCAATGTTTTGTGCCTAATAGTCTCAGTTAGCAAACACTCAAAAGACACTTTGACCACAAATTCAGCATTCCCTTAGACATTTCCTGATGTTTGAtgctttccccccctcccccccaagaTGATTTTTCTACTTTCCACTTCAAGCCAAACACAATATTTAAGGCAACAGCAAGCTACAATCAGCCCTTGTCCTCAGAATGTCAGAAGTAAAATTGATATTTGCGAGGCCATGCAGAAAGCAATGATCTACTGTATTTGAGATATCATTCCACTTTCCCTCTCTTGGCTAACAGGTCTGTCTCTCAGCATCTAAGGGACAGCAAGGGGCTTTGAAGTAATACACTGCTGCAGAAGCAAAAATTAAGTCATAAGCAGCAGCTGTAAATAACAGCAATCAGATTTTTCATATTCGTTTTTAAATGGATTGCTACGTTATTAGGATGAGTTGAGATTTTCAATACCCAGCTCTAATATATTGTAGTTTATTGGAGTTTTCAGAGCTGGTTATTGGTACCAGTCTCATCAGAAACAATGAAAATGCTCCCACTGACTGTGGGGGAATTTGCAATGCTCTGCTGGCATTTACAGTAAGGCTCTTATTCACAAGGTGAGCTCATATAGCAAGATGGTAAGATTTGGGCAGCATCTGTGTAGAGTTTTGCATTCTTGTCCTACCAAACAGCATGGAGGAATATTGTTAAGTTTCTCTCACCAGAATTTAATCTAATTTCGATTCTCATAAAATCTTAACATCTACATAAAAGTAACATTGTCAGATTGGTGCAGAATAAAAGGCGGAAAAgcagccagaaaagaaaaaaaaaaaaaaaaaagccttaggaGCTCCACTAAAGAACATCTCTTAAGTTGGgtttatttgttcttaaaataaaaggAACCGAGATGCAGTAACAAAGCTACAGCCTTAGCCCCAGTGAAATCTCACTCTGTAACATCCCTTGAGTGAGCAAATCTGCACCAATTAAACAAGCTTATTAAAGAGCAAATATTCCCTTTCAAAGTCTCTGAATGGTGCTGACAGCACCCTACTGGCTCACCACCTCCACACCTTCAGCGTACTGGACTGTCCATCTTTTACGGGAAAACATTACCCCACAATGCATTATCACTATGCAGACCTTGTCCACAGGCACTCTGGGCAGAAATTCAGCTGGAGTAAAAGTGCTGAGGTTTCTTATCCCTAGTAATACCAAGAAGCTGAACCTCTGCACTGGTATGGACCTTTCCTTATGCAGCAGCAACAAGGATGCCTAAGGGAACCTCATCTTCTAAATCTCCCTCCTTATCAACATGGGACTATCACTAACTGCCCCTCTGGCCCCTTCTGGGTGTGTCTGGTGACCCTCGCCTAGGCATTAGGTCTCAGGCTCCCACCTTTCTCCTGGGGGAACAACACTTTTCTTCCATGCTCTCAGGAGGAGCCCTGGCTGCTCTTTTGTGCACCAACCACAAGTGCCCCATGAAATGAACTCTTCTCTActtgaagagctgcagccatTGTTGGGCTGGTGACACTGCTACAACCTCATGATGGAAAGGCATTTTCCAGGATTCAGCAAACTGGAACAGACCTTGCTGGGCTGACTTGAGACAACACTATCGTCAGTACTAGGGCTCACTCAATCCCAAATCATATGGCTCAGGCACTTCACCACAACGTCTCCATTTCCACCTACTGGCAGTTTCAACTTAGACCAGTTTCATCCATTCATTGCTGTGACATCAGTGGCAGCCATGTTCTTGGATGTCTTTATTTAATCCACCTCTGCTTTCCTGTTTGTCTTCCCATGACCTTCCAGGGAACTAAATCAATACCATGATGCAGGAAGCTCCAACTATCTCACACAccagagctgcccctgcacaaGCAGAGCGCCTTCAATGTCCGCTAAATGGCTACTTGTCAATACAGCCAGCGTTACCACATATCAGCTCCACACCAGTGAACAGAACCAGGGGAATAAAGGCTAGGGAAGTTCTCTTCATTGTCACCTTGAGCACAGGGAAAGGCACAAAAAAAACGTCGCTCTGCATATATCTGTCACaggcagagagaggggagaggtGGTTACCCTCCATGCATCTAACGGGCAGTTCCAGGGGGAGGCACCTGACCATCTTTGCTAAACCTGAGTCATTGGTGAGGTtttttagggaaagaaaaaaaacccaaaagggcACTTCAGGTTTGGAAAGCATGCCATACCCATTGTTATTGTGGCATAAATAACGCCCTCAGTAACCTGCAACCCTGGCCTGGGTCCAGCCGCAGCAAGCCTACCAAAAAGACCTGCACagtcaaaaggaaagaaaaaaggagacaaagagagaaaGCCACAGATAAGCAAATGTGGAGAACAAGGGCATCAGTCCAGCTCAGCCCCACGCTCCCCCCTCAGCCGGCgaggctgccccatccccactGCTGACAGAGGAGCACACCGTACGGGGAGACTTCAAACAGGGACAGCGTTTTCAATCCATCCCCTCAAAAAAGGCAATtccctttaaaatgaaatagtCACCATCATAATTAAAATCAGTGAGGGCAGATGAGCCATTTCAGCCGGAATAATTATTGCTCACTTGGCAGTCATGTTGCCCCTTGCGTTTTCACTCTGTTTCTTATCACACCCTTCAATTATGCAAACACAGACGAGGACGAGGATGATAACAGTTTAACACATTTCAGcccaggaggaaaggaaagcagcagcatttgctgGAGTTGTGAAATGAAAGGCAGAGGCGTCCCCAGCAGAGGGGCAGGAATCCTGCTGATGAAAGAGGGACCCCGAGACCCAGCAGTCTCGCCTGCCca comes from Athene noctua chromosome 5, bAthNoc1.hap1.1, whole genome shotgun sequence and encodes:
- the AFAP1L2 gene encoding actin filament-associated protein 1-like 2 isoform X1; this encodes MEKYKALEQLLTELEDFLRVLDKENLSSTAVVKKSFLSDLLRVYTKSSGGDEEYIYMNKVTIHKQQGDQEKQDKALDRRSSLTNGDSGLHLSPPQKSLPDLPPPKIPETKQPPVPKIESPEGYYEEAEPYDVSVNGLFGRLAAAGPRPGLQVTEGVIYATITMEDGEAVSSSYESYDEEESSKGKSATHQWPSTEATIELMKDARICAFLWRKKWLGQWAKQLCVIKDTRLLCYKSSKDHSPQLDVNLLGCTVIHKEKQVRKKEHKLKIIPMNADVIVLGLQSKDQAEQWLRVIQETSGLLCEGGSEGNQYIPDSQRLSYPKVEVSERYSAASESGSSTDGHPETAETKDVKKKGTTGLKLSNLMNLGRKKSSSLDSPERSLETSSYLNVLVNSQWKSRWCQIKDGHLHFYQDKNRSKLAQQPLSLAGCEIIPEPSPDHLYSFRILHNGEEQVILEAKSSEEMGHWLGLLLSESGSKTDPEEFTYDYVDADRVSCIVSAAKNSFFLMQRKYSEPNTYIDNLPKGRMQQEELYDDVDLPDLPVDEVSKSESKLEGDQDRVYLDLTPVKSFLHCAGKKSCQPSPLSSPPLERAANKAAAETSAETSLMAKEAEPCTKAVETSEQKHPEKPEPDEALPRMPAVKIQTQQQNIAFPQPAPEVPGGTVPGGSPQLVPAHRPKMPLPAGAVETKLGKNRTEVEVKRFTEEKERLEKEKDEIRAQLTQLRKERRELKEMLGGSSDKSLEQRLKEIEEECKRKESQRVDLELSLVEVKENLKKAESGPVTLGTAVDTTHLENAAPRIQAKSASPANSAENSPVNSATALKNRPLSVMVTGKGTVLQKAKEWEKKGAS
- the AFAP1L2 gene encoding actin filament-associated protein 1-like 2 isoform X2, with protein sequence MEKYKALEQLLTELEDFLRVLDKENLSSTAVVKKSFLSDLLRVYTKSSGGDEEYIYMNKVTIHKQQGDQEKQDKALDRRSSLTNGDSGLHLSPPQKSLPDLPPPKIPETKQPPVPKIESPEGYYEEAEPYDVSVNGLFGRLAAAGPRPGLQVTEGVIYATITMDGEAVSSSYESYDEEESSKGKSATHQWPSTEATIELMKDARICAFLWRKKWLGQWAKQLCVIKDTRLLCYKSSKDHSPQLDVNLLGCTVIHKEKQVRKKEHKLKIIPMNADVIVLGLQSKDQAEQWLRVIQETSGLLCEGGSEGNQYIPDSQRLSYPKVEVSERYSAASESGSSTDGHPETAETKDVKKKGTTGLKLSNLMNLGRKKSSSLDSPERSLETSSYLNVLVNSQWKSRWCQIKDGHLHFYQDKNRSKLAQQPLSLAGCEIIPEPSPDHLYSFRILHNGEEQVILEAKSSEEMGHWLGLLLSESGSKTDPEEFTYDYVDADRVSCIVSAAKNSFFLMQRKYSEPNTYIDNLPKGRMQQEELYDDVDLPDLPVDEVSKSESKLEGDQDRVYLDLTPVKSFLHCAGKKSCQPSPLSSPPLERAANKAAAETSAETSLMAKEAEPCTKAVETSEQKHPEKPEPDEALPRMPAVKIQTQQQNIAFPQPAPEVPGGTVPGGSPQLVPAHRPKMPLPAGAVETKLGKNRTEVEVKRFTEEKERLEKEKDEIRAQLTQLRKERRELKEMLGGSSDKSLEQRLKEIEEECKRKESQRVDLELSLVEVKENLKKAESGPVTLGTAVDTTHLENAAPRIQAKSASPANSAENSPVNSATALKNRPLSVMVTGKGTVLQKAKEWEKKGAS
- the AFAP1L2 gene encoding actin filament-associated protein 1-like 2 isoform X4, whose translation is MEKYKALEQLLTELEDFLRVLDKENLSSTAVVKKSFLSDLLRVYTKSSGGDEEYIYMNKVTIHKQQGDQEKQDKALDRRSSLTNGDSGLHLSPPQKSLPDLPPPKIPETKQPPVPKIESPEGYYEEAEPYDVSVNDGEAVSSSYESYDEEESSKGKSATHQWPSTEATIELMKDARICAFLWRKKWLGQWAKQLCVIKDTRLLCYKSSKDHSPQLDVNLLGCTVIHKEKQVRKKEHKLKIIPMNADVIVLGLQSKDQAEQWLRVIQETSGLLCEGGSEGNQYIPDSQRLSYPKVEVSERYSAASESGSSTDGHPETAETKDVKKKGTTGLKLSNLMNLGRKKSSSLDSPERSLETSSYLNVLVNSQWKSRWCQIKDGHLHFYQDKNRSKLAQQPLSLAGCEIIPEPSPDHLYSFRILHNGEEQVILEAKSSEEMGHWLGLLLSESGSKTDPEEFTYDYVDADRVSCIVSAAKNSFFLMQRKYSEPNTYIDNLPKGRMQQEELYDDVDLPDLPVDEVSKSESKLEGDQDRVYLDLTPVKSFLHCAGKKSCQPSPLSSPPLERAANKAAAETSAETSLMAKEAEPCTKAVETSEQKHPEKPEPDEALPRMPAVKIQTQQQNIAFPQPAPEVPGGTVPGGSPQLVPAHRPKMPLPAGAVETKLGKNRTEVEVKRFTEEKERLEKEKDEIRAQLTQLRKERRELKEMLGGSSDKSLEQRLKEIEEECKRKESQRVDLELSLVEVKENLKKAESGPVTLGTAVDTTHLENAAPRIQAKSASPANSAENSPVNSATALKNRPLSVMVTGKGTVLQKAKEWEKKGAS
- the AFAP1L2 gene encoding actin filament-associated protein 1-like 2 isoform X3, which translates into the protein MEKYKALEQLLTELEDFLRVLDKENLSSTAVVKKSFLSDLLRVYTKSSGGDEEYIYMNKVTIHKQQGDQEKQDKALDRRSSLTNGDSGLHLSPPQKSLPDLPPPKIPETKQPPVPKIESPEGYYEEAEPYDVSVNEDGEAVSSSYESYDEEESSKGKSATHQWPSTEATIELMKDARICAFLWRKKWLGQWAKQLCVIKDTRLLCYKSSKDHSPQLDVNLLGCTVIHKEKQVRKKEHKLKIIPMNADVIVLGLQSKDQAEQWLRVIQETSGLLCEGGSEGNQYIPDSQRLSYPKVEVSERYSAASESGSSTDGHPETAETKDVKKKGTTGLKLSNLMNLGRKKSSSLDSPERSLETSSYLNVLVNSQWKSRWCQIKDGHLHFYQDKNRSKLAQQPLSLAGCEIIPEPSPDHLYSFRILHNGEEQVILEAKSSEEMGHWLGLLLSESGSKTDPEEFTYDYVDADRVSCIVSAAKNSFFLMQRKYSEPNTYIDNLPKGRMQQEELYDDVDLPDLPVDEVSKSESKLEGDQDRVYLDLTPVKSFLHCAGKKSCQPSPLSSPPLERAANKAAAETSAETSLMAKEAEPCTKAVETSEQKHPEKPEPDEALPRMPAVKIQTQQQNIAFPQPAPEVPGGTVPGGSPQLVPAHRPKMPLPAGAVETKLGKNRTEVEVKRFTEEKERLEKEKDEIRAQLTQLRKERRELKEMLGGSSDKSLEQRLKEIEEECKRKESQRVDLELSLVEVKENLKKAESGPVTLGTAVDTTHLENAAPRIQAKSASPANSAENSPVNSATALKNRPLSVMVTGKGTVLQKAKEWEKKGAS